Proteins from one Neodiprion fabricii isolate iyNeoFabr1 chromosome 5, iyNeoFabr1.1, whole genome shotgun sequence genomic window:
- the LOC124182578 gene encoding cytochrome b-c1 complex subunit 8, giving the protein MGKVFGNLYKLRGIIYYRLSPYEQRAFAGAISHGVPNVFRRIKENLFTMGPPFLIAYLIYDWAEKEHARLQRKNPKDYENDV; this is encoded by the exons ATGGGAAAGGTATTTGGAAACCTGTACAAGCTACGaggaattatttattaccgaCTTAGTCCGTACGAGCAGCGGGCATTCGCAGGTGCGATATCTCATGGTGTACCGAATGTATTTCGTAGGATAAAGGAGAACTTGTTTACGATGGGCCCAC CCTTTTTAATAGCCTACTTGATCTACGACTGGGCAGAAAAGGAGCACGCTCGCCTTCAAAGGAAGAACCCCAAGGATTATGAAAATGACGTATAA
- the LOC124182573 gene encoding epidermal growth factor receptor kinase substrate 8-like protein 1 isoform X2 produces the protein MPYYNSGHSTSTYNKDGGSSGPPSTSGAVGTSSEPTYLMEHLATFTVTIETGIVYPADGMRRLLQLEKSNGIWSQKMQLRLERSWVLIMDNETGAVMERFPASLIQEPTAFTSRDPMEMYNNILVFTVADDSVSGQRAEMHIFQCQSVSAQDLVEDLKMLQMGKLVPGGSPRGPRGHIPPPPALPPPEPPLNGVNVREQVSAFNAANNDGTNDMSREENIDEVSSTSSEKYERDVTILNHCFDDIEKFIARLQHAAAASRELERRRRNRKSKKRNLGDGMLTMRAKPPPEMEFIDIFQKFKLSFNLLAKLKAHIHDPNAPELVHFLFTPLALIVDASHDTNYDPNLPNKVVSPLLTREAVNLLINCVTSKETELWHSLGDTWLIPRDQWKGHVPLYHPIFMDGWSPEYPIPEDRDHDHLASLLNADKQKRDEIPEQQNLGEPYYNHRDVDESHYSSDYLEYEGGREERPSNDYFERNYGPASDLYGREDRERVEQTRAHSEISLDSIERGSRGVPVEQRAQEAWLDELVARHAKIVQVTYPRTANNDKELTVVRGEYLELLDDSRKWWKARNSKGQIAHVPHTIVAPHNSSTNQPAGDNDVFNNPLYTSRYQRQGHGYNYEDSEVEGTSTSPGPDPSHRPHAIPPPAPADWVRKERLGKKGIAADSSTSSGSLSVDDLSSISPQSSQSKASTMRRSDESSLASNSDSFSKAPPPPPPPPPLPLPMSKRSTGDPPSFSKSGTSKSNKSVGPGLSSQDQMQEELKYVLTMFREKRRNLDIVKTPDVCIDNRSTPSEVQSWLRAKGFSDKTCRQLRGMAGSELFMLSKRQLEQYCGQVEGKRLDSQITLSRNVRGYKTARSNELKQILDKVRQRVDGDEELRNGVKSNV, from the exons ATGCCTTACTACAACAGTGGTCACAGCACATCGACCTACAACAAAG ATGGCGGGTCCAGTGGCCCTCCGAGCACATCTGGGGCAGTTGGTACGAGTTCGGAACCAACTTACCTGATGGAGCATTTGGCGACGTTTACTGTGACGATTGAAACTGGCATAGTTTATCCCGCCGACGGAATGAGGAGGCTCCTTCAACTTGAAAAGAGCAATGGTATATGGAGTCAAAAAATGCAGCTACGTCTGGAGAGGTCGTGGGTTTTGATAATGGACAACGAGACCGGG GCAGTAATGGAGAGATTCCCAGCCTCATTGATACAGGAACCAACCGCTTTCACGTCCAGGGATCCAATGGAGATGTACAACAATATTTTGGTATTCACAGTTGCTGACGACAGTGTGTCTGGTCAACGTGCCGAAATGCACATATTTCAGTGTCAGAGCGTCTCCGCCCAGGATCTTGTCGAAGATCTCAAAATGCTGCAAATGGGGAAATTAGTCCCCGGTGGTTCTCCCAGAGGACCGAGGGGTCACATTCCACCTCCACCGGCTCTCCCTCCTCCGGAACCTCCGTTGAACGGTGTTAATGTTCGCGAACAAGTTTCGGCATTCAATGCAGCAAACA ATGACGGAACGAACGACATGTCGCGAGAAGAGAACATCGACGAGGTGTCCTCGACGTCTTCGGAAAAGTACGAAAGGGACGTGACAATACTGAACCACTGTTTCGACGACATAGAAAAGTTCATAGCGCGACTTCAGCACGCGGCGGCGGCGTCTCGTGAGCTGGAACGTCGTCGCCGGAATCGTAAATCGAAGAAGAGGAACCTCGGCGACGGTATGCTGACGATGCGCGCCAAGCCGCCACCGGAGATGGAGTTCATAGACATATTCCAAAAGTTCAAACTCTCGTTCAATCTGCTCGCCAAGCTCAAGGCGCACATTCACGATCCCAACGCTCCAGAGCTCGTCCACTTCCTATTCACCCCGTTGGCGCTGATCGTCGACGCCTCTCACGATACGAACTACGACCCAAACCTCCCGAACAAGGTGGTGTCCCCCCTCCTGACGCGCGAGGCCGTCAACCTGTTGATAAATTGCGTGACGAGCAAAGAAACGGAGCTCTGGCACTCCCTCGGTGACACGTGGCTGATACCCAGGGACCAGTGGAAGGGCCACGTGCCTCTTTACCACCCCATATTCATGGACGGCTGGTCTCCAGAGTACCCGATACCGGAAGACCGGGACCACGACCATCTCGCCTCGCTGCTGAACGCGGACAAGCAGAAGAGGGACGAGATCCCGGAGCAGCAGAACCTCGGGGAGCCCTACTACAACCACCGGGATGTCGACGAGTCGCACTACAGTAGCGACTACCTCGAGTACGAGGGCGGCAGGGAGGAGCGTCCGAGCAACGATTACTTCGAGCGGAATTACGGGCCCGCCTCTGACCTCTACGGCCGTGAGGACAGGGAAAGAGTCGAGCAGACCAGGGCGCACAGCGAGATATCCCTCGACTCGATCGAACGCGGTTCCCGCGGTGTGCCGGTCGAGCAGCGCGCGCAGGAAGCTTGGCTTGACGAGCTGGTGGCGCGACACGCGAAGATCGTCCAGGTTACCTATCCCCGGACCGCGAACAACGACAAAGAGCTGACGGTCGTTAGGGGTGAGTACCTCGAGCTCCTCGACGACAGCAGAAAGTGGTGGAAGGCCAGGAATTCGAAAGGGCAGATCGCCCACGTGCCTCACACCATCGTCGCGCCTCACAACAGCTCGACGAATCAGCCTGCCGGCGATAACGACGTCTTCAATAACCCGCTGTACACCAGCAGGTATCAACGGCAGGGACACGGATACAATTACGAG GACTCTGAAGTCGAGGGTACCAGCACCAGTCCGGGACCTGACCCCTCGCATCGTCCTCATGCCATACCGCCTCCGGCCCCCGCTGACTGGGTTCGAAAAGAACGACTCggaaaaaaag GTATTGCAGCAGATTCGAGCACGTCGAGTGGCAGCCTCAGTGTCGACGATCTGTCGAGTATTTCACCCCAAAGTTCGCAGTCGAAGGCCAGCACTATGCGTCGGAGCGACGAATCTAGTCTCGCGTCAAATTCAGATTCATTTTCCAAGGCGCCACCGCCTCCACCTCCTCCGCCACCATTGCCTTTGCCAATGTCAAAGAGGTCCACTGGTGATCCTCCAAGTTTTAGTAAAAGTGGGACGTCCAAGAGTAACAAATCGGTTGGACCAG GACTCAGCAGCCAAGACCAAATGCAAGAAGAGCTCAAATACGTCCTGACAATGTTTCGCGAAAAGAGACGGAACTTAGATATCGTGAAGACGCCGGATGTGTGTATCGATAATCGCTCTACACCTAGTGAAGTTCAAAGCTGGCTGAGAGCTAAAGGATTTTCAGATAA aACCTGTCGGCAGCTCCGAGGGATGGCTGGCTCCGAGTTGTTCATGTTATCGAAGCGTCAACTTGAGCAATATTGCGGACAGGTAGAAGGCAAGCGACTGGATAGTCAAATCACTTTGTCTCGTAATGTAAGAGGG TACAAGACGGCGCGATCCAACGAACTGAAACAAATTTTGGACAAAGTACGCCAAAGAGTTGACGGCGACGAAGAATTGCGGAACGGAGTAAAAAGCAACGTGTGA
- the LOC124182573 gene encoding epidermal growth factor receptor kinase substrate 8-like isoform X1 yields the protein MPYYNSGHSTSTYNKDGGSSGPPSTSGAVGTSSEPTYLMEHLATFTVTIETGIVYPADGMRRLLQLEKSNGIWSQKMQLRLERSWVLIMDNETGAVMERFPASLIQEPTAFTSRDPMEMYNNILVFTVADDSVSGQRAEMHIFQCQSVSAQDLVEDLKMLQMGKLVPGGSPRGPRGHIPPPPALPPPEPPLNGVNVREQVSAFNAANNDGTNDMSREENIDEVSSTSSEKYERDVTILNHCFDDIEKFIARLQHAAAASRELERRRRNRKSKKRNLGDGMLTMRAKPPPEMEFIDIFQKFKLSFNLLAKLKAHIHDPNAPELVHFLFTPLALIVDASHDTNYDPNLPNKVVSPLLTREAVNLLINCVTSKETELWHSLGDTWLIPRDQWKGHVPLYHPIFMDGWSPEYPIPEDRDHDHLASLLNADKQKRDEIPEQQNLGEPYYNHRDVDESHYSSDYLEYEGGREERPSNDYFERNYGPASDLYGREDRERVEQTRAHSEISLDSIERGSRGVPVEQRAQEAWLDELVARHAKIVQVTYPRTANNDKELTVVRGEYLELLDDSRKWWKARNSKGQIAHVPHTIVAPHNSSTNQPAGDNDVFNNPLYTSRYQRQGHGYNYEDSEVEGTSTSPGPDPSHRPHAIPPPAPADWVRKERLGKKASCLPIPSLRIVAAKIFLPLPPTRSDTTAIPTPNVYTPVKTRLRQDENLYFYGIAADSSTSSGSLSVDDLSSISPQSSQSKASTMRRSDESSLASNSDSFSKAPPPPPPPPPLPLPMSKRSTGDPPSFSKSGTSKSNKSVGPGLSSQDQMQEELKYVLTMFREKRRNLDIVKTPDVCIDNRSTPSEVQSWLRAKGFSDKTCRQLRGMAGSELFMLSKRQLEQYCGQVEGKRLDSQITLSRNVRGYKTARSNELKQILDKVRQRVDGDEELRNGVKSNV from the exons ATGCCTTACTACAACAGTGGTCACAGCACATCGACCTACAACAAAG ATGGCGGGTCCAGTGGCCCTCCGAGCACATCTGGGGCAGTTGGTACGAGTTCGGAACCAACTTACCTGATGGAGCATTTGGCGACGTTTACTGTGACGATTGAAACTGGCATAGTTTATCCCGCCGACGGAATGAGGAGGCTCCTTCAACTTGAAAAGAGCAATGGTATATGGAGTCAAAAAATGCAGCTACGTCTGGAGAGGTCGTGGGTTTTGATAATGGACAACGAGACCGGG GCAGTAATGGAGAGATTCCCAGCCTCATTGATACAGGAACCAACCGCTTTCACGTCCAGGGATCCAATGGAGATGTACAACAATATTTTGGTATTCACAGTTGCTGACGACAGTGTGTCTGGTCAACGTGCCGAAATGCACATATTTCAGTGTCAGAGCGTCTCCGCCCAGGATCTTGTCGAAGATCTCAAAATGCTGCAAATGGGGAAATTAGTCCCCGGTGGTTCTCCCAGAGGACCGAGGGGTCACATTCCACCTCCACCGGCTCTCCCTCCTCCGGAACCTCCGTTGAACGGTGTTAATGTTCGCGAACAAGTTTCGGCATTCAATGCAGCAAACA ATGACGGAACGAACGACATGTCGCGAGAAGAGAACATCGACGAGGTGTCCTCGACGTCTTCGGAAAAGTACGAAAGGGACGTGACAATACTGAACCACTGTTTCGACGACATAGAAAAGTTCATAGCGCGACTTCAGCACGCGGCGGCGGCGTCTCGTGAGCTGGAACGTCGTCGCCGGAATCGTAAATCGAAGAAGAGGAACCTCGGCGACGGTATGCTGACGATGCGCGCCAAGCCGCCACCGGAGATGGAGTTCATAGACATATTCCAAAAGTTCAAACTCTCGTTCAATCTGCTCGCCAAGCTCAAGGCGCACATTCACGATCCCAACGCTCCAGAGCTCGTCCACTTCCTATTCACCCCGTTGGCGCTGATCGTCGACGCCTCTCACGATACGAACTACGACCCAAACCTCCCGAACAAGGTGGTGTCCCCCCTCCTGACGCGCGAGGCCGTCAACCTGTTGATAAATTGCGTGACGAGCAAAGAAACGGAGCTCTGGCACTCCCTCGGTGACACGTGGCTGATACCCAGGGACCAGTGGAAGGGCCACGTGCCTCTTTACCACCCCATATTCATGGACGGCTGGTCTCCAGAGTACCCGATACCGGAAGACCGGGACCACGACCATCTCGCCTCGCTGCTGAACGCGGACAAGCAGAAGAGGGACGAGATCCCGGAGCAGCAGAACCTCGGGGAGCCCTACTACAACCACCGGGATGTCGACGAGTCGCACTACAGTAGCGACTACCTCGAGTACGAGGGCGGCAGGGAGGAGCGTCCGAGCAACGATTACTTCGAGCGGAATTACGGGCCCGCCTCTGACCTCTACGGCCGTGAGGACAGGGAAAGAGTCGAGCAGACCAGGGCGCACAGCGAGATATCCCTCGACTCGATCGAACGCGGTTCCCGCGGTGTGCCGGTCGAGCAGCGCGCGCAGGAAGCTTGGCTTGACGAGCTGGTGGCGCGACACGCGAAGATCGTCCAGGTTACCTATCCCCGGACCGCGAACAACGACAAAGAGCTGACGGTCGTTAGGGGTGAGTACCTCGAGCTCCTCGACGACAGCAGAAAGTGGTGGAAGGCCAGGAATTCGAAAGGGCAGATCGCCCACGTGCCTCACACCATCGTCGCGCCTCACAACAGCTCGACGAATCAGCCTGCCGGCGATAACGACGTCTTCAATAACCCGCTGTACACCAGCAGGTATCAACGGCAGGGACACGGATACAATTACGAG GACTCTGAAGTCGAGGGTACCAGCACCAGTCCGGGACCTGACCCCTCGCATCGTCCTCATGCCATACCGCCTCCGGCCCCCGCTGACTGGGTTCGAAAAGAACGACTCggaaaaaaag CGTCATGTCTGCCGATACCTTCGCTTCGAATTGTtgctgcaaaaatttttttaccgcttCCTCCGACAAGAAGTGACACGACTGCGATTCCAACCCCCAACGTCTACACACCAGTGAAAACACGTCTGCGACAGGATGAAAATCTCTACTTTTATG GTATTGCAGCAGATTCGAGCACGTCGAGTGGCAGCCTCAGTGTCGACGATCTGTCGAGTATTTCACCCCAAAGTTCGCAGTCGAAGGCCAGCACTATGCGTCGGAGCGACGAATCTAGTCTCGCGTCAAATTCAGATTCATTTTCCAAGGCGCCACCGCCTCCACCTCCTCCGCCACCATTGCCTTTGCCAATGTCAAAGAGGTCCACTGGTGATCCTCCAAGTTTTAGTAAAAGTGGGACGTCCAAGAGTAACAAATCGGTTGGACCAG GACTCAGCAGCCAAGACCAAATGCAAGAAGAGCTCAAATACGTCCTGACAATGTTTCGCGAAAAGAGACGGAACTTAGATATCGTGAAGACGCCGGATGTGTGTATCGATAATCGCTCTACACCTAGTGAAGTTCAAAGCTGGCTGAGAGCTAAAGGATTTTCAGATAA aACCTGTCGGCAGCTCCGAGGGATGGCTGGCTCCGAGTTGTTCATGTTATCGAAGCGTCAACTTGAGCAATATTGCGGACAGGTAGAAGGCAAGCGACTGGATAGTCAAATCACTTTGTCTCGTAATGTAAGAGGG TACAAGACGGCGCGATCCAACGAACTGAAACAAATTTTGGACAAAGTACGCCAAAGAGTTGACGGCGACGAAGAATTGCGGAACGGAGTAAAAAGCAACGTGTGA